CTGACGGTCGCGAGTCTGCTCCTCGTCGCGCTCGTGGGGACGGTCCTTGCCGTGCAGGCCTATCGTGGGTACCGGCGAAACGACAGCCGAGCGATGAAGTATCTCGCCATCGGCTTGCTGTTGCTGACGCTCGGTCCATTCGTGATCAACGTCTCGGT
This region of Natronosalvus halobius genomic DNA includes:
- a CDS encoding DUF7521 family protein, which gives rise to MTRGVVRLDQASTFELLTVASLLLVALVGTVLAVQAYRGYRRNDSRAMKYLAIGLLLLTLGPFVINVSVTTLTTVDQATTVFLENVSRLLGLLAITYSLYGTK